A portion of the Sabethes cyaneus chromosome 3, idSabCyanKW18_F2, whole genome shotgun sequence genome contains these proteins:
- the LOC128743934 gene encoding uncharacterized protein LOC128743934 isoform X8, which translates to MDKDGDKKGGDKKGGQSGAGLGGAAGVPDPASILDAASLFAYWGRDPSAMAAAAASNQLFGSQFGMPGGLGGLMPNAAASSAGGSDRYSMSHSHPNTMAVAASQAASLAGLHSSWWSMAQLAAQDYFARLQATGMSQLQFPHGADLAGAFPGGLGLGALGAAGAGGAGGAGSTGGAGSGGSNGKGSGGGKGKKRDRSSNSNSSNASSSGGGGGANSSSYKNSPSPSVSQAAAAAAYKQSLYSQATLHKELMAITAAAAAAQSQQQASAGGIGGGGGGSGAGSGIGGASNQSGSSKSKSSSSSHGGGSGIGGSNRGGGGGGNSSAGNDVLSLTRGSSSSPSVNSSSKSQQPSPSVTISASNLSNSSPGNHLQNLSRSGKDSGKGGGGGSSSVSDLGLSASMNALSTLSQFGNLDLSTQQNVTATMNALAASSAKAKDYMSSGILNDPSSLLGVRLPPDTEIIKYTSSIASPKVPGSTGRGRKKPVSLDESSIFAQLHGLSAAKRARLESNDFGLQGTVGGSGQGGGNGTSGAGNLSAHGAGGSSGSSTSTSVNNDRIEVIKLPPTITSNGVYNAGKGKDSLSDPVNEWAGLNLSAKSSPSIASSLAAAAAAAAAAVNEPQDDAPLNLSMKPSKSSDSRESSVPPSGSTTPSANSLQSLSTITAALGTSGGSCNSDTPRSRRKSNNKNRSAAAAFASSLATGNALGGSASSGDTSNALNSSISSLLLAASGGGSSGAGSGTSAATGSGNGNQTAGGSAATGAGAAGGGGASGVNNHLAAQLGLNSSLSELLKISNYEEYDYAALTGSQFKEGRPRNLGRGVSKPKKNTVASLLAQSRAVGSKPLTAQQLLTQEAEIEKLRQAMIEASQSMDSTSNTNTDSESVAESGMSESEGEEQINLKELRVPLEKGWRRETVIRGLTKNGQIKGEVFYYPPQSLNKMKGMNQVQLYLDQFKPKDLNRDHFSFSAKAIVGTFLQPAPPPYATDGEYIKMTDVEVARRLEELKMFTRHTALGVEQRIEIAKQQQALRDAKKMAKDEINKNKEKARQAKEAERSERLEQQRKERELKNQQALEAKKKREEELARQKAEEAARKQQEKEQKRQQALLQKEQELAKQKELMYAVEMERERRRQHMALIKQLELRRKFEEKEKKKHQVILDKLIQREKKLAMRKRDTSILQELRKPQEDSEIVDQTDLPGLPRIPGLKLTGTGFADLLMVFEFLHNFGETLGFGESTDMESLPTLQSLHSALTCDNALEAEEELLSVMTHLLVCAIEDPGIPNPGRHTTLLGQTLRQADITHSNVSEILRIYLYAVAIGEVKQQSGINLERERERHHLPTEEDIKTASDKNRQFYELLSENMRYKLSELLKDKPFVSINPTTKAQILAMLCNDLLLNKAVCKQIEGSLEAQAQLKKERYLLDNKIRKYKMLVARKQRLEQYEKAQAAALEKSLSMKAAEDAKRAEEAAAAAAAAAAADESGNTTGSVEHQPGEEKTDGGEVTEVNDDAADPPLVAAGEGENPAPLPVPESEHNHKEETVIHPSQEPTPLNNGTSTPMEESPIKVPPLPQMHDDSLAKPKEMNFNEMGDMSGLNVSQQTTAASELDNPFSKSMIHDAPSERNDEDNSDLESEGTQLEEDEDAQLTAEEAQRKYDKILEESFQNKQQLEYALNQLRVKCFGQDRYWRRYWNLSKCGGIYVEAMESTQSDVSKYENALDEVYASQLAQEAATAAADTEARQVNETVDEEIPPEDDLPRFIPTIADIVKRDRDKNKENKDSNEFPLHVGLEERKRKRSGRSKKKHDFYNQENANDSESQDVQEEDNSRTSFSNCEESRTDSHSEADHLAVMPSAAAAPFEDQQAAKVMPSVPVTVPPPPPPPMVHQEPPVPAPIPLGVKKKREDDHLMDIEDSIPTAILVQKGNNHDETKIVEVNNQIGGVNVNRQQQDDGDVQLVQEETPTITIPDDDTESGDANRHNPGDMQRQDCTDLNPNGTGGLVGGSNCDIKPKLENGEIGSGCESGEDGHGSKALYGNDVEMMELKEEKVKAEFQHSMNQYLMERWFSIVDKDLPLSSTECPLPSLKGTTPAAMARQIYTNITCKEICQIQGNRWDIGNNIQFFSVPLEKGVDIHFKNESILSSSGLDEEEMNDVIAKKLKKESEQLTDIKPVTKRESVDDNQLDVKHDIKQEGESEEFGSFSLPAYMTLTLSNLTAYVQCDQFQPLQMTPEERKQLEEIKIRGSLQKPEIKPIEKQLRHGWWKINEIEELNDFIKSLNPRGVRERSLRQNLLESLSDSVNLTTPYHVAHPRTAPPQTGWIESEPWNAWNPAIARRVEIALLDQIEAMEDKVASASMQIKGWQIPQREGDSDNEVAEEVTIDMLRERIAGLEAAIERRYLKPPLGINTTEAQMAVIAQQESHNHSAAMANTSNCSNSSEDENIPKGLVSWRDAVERSVTTAQLSMALYVLESCVAWDKSIMKANCQFCQSGEQEDKLLLCDGCDRGYHTYCFKPRMDKIPDGDWYCFECKNKATGDRKCIVCGGQRPPPLGKMVYCELCPRAYHQDCYIPPMLKYPRGKWYCQNCISKAPPKKKPQRKPKEKQNHNSSSTQLNQSNLSNQSANQSLNSSHEEIPPSTTPTHMPGTPVSNPNSNVNITPLSSIHDP; encoded by the exons GCTGGTGGTCCATGGCGCAGCTAGCGGCACAGGACTACTTTGCGCGGCTGCAGGCAACCGGCATGTCGCAGCTACAGTTTCCACACGGTGCCGATTTGGCCGGTGCATTTCCCGGCGGGCTAGGCCTCGGCGCACTCGGTGCGGCCGGTGCCGGTGGCGCAGGTGGAGCCGGCAGCACCGGTGGCGCCGGCAGTGGAGGAAGCAATGGAAAAGGCTCCGGCGGTGGTAAAGGCAAGAAACGGGACCGAAGTAGCAACAGTAACAGTAGCAATGCCAGTAGCAGCGGAGGAGGCGGAGGAGCAAATTCGTCATCATACAAG AACTCACCCTCTCCGTCCGTATCGCAGGCGGCAGCGGCTGCAGCCTATAAGCAGTCTCTGTACAGCCAAGCCACCCTGCACAAAGAACTGATGGCCATCACGGCGgcggcagctgcagcacaaAGCCAGCAGCAAGCTTCGGCCGGTGGAATCGGTGGCGGTGGTGGCGGAAGTGGTGCTGGCTCCGGCATCGGTGGCGCTAGCAATCAGTCTGGTTCGTCAAAATCCAAATCCTCCTCGTCATCCCACGGTGGTGGCAGCGGCATCGGTGGAAGCAATcggggtggtggtggtggcggcaACAGCAGTGCCGGAAATGACGTACTATCGCTCACACGAGGATCCTCATCGTCGCCATCGGTCAATTCGTCGTCCAAATCGCAGCAGCCATCGCCGAGCGTCACCATCAGTGCCAGCAATCTGTCCAATTCGTCGCCCGGGAACCACCTGCAGAACCTATCGCGGTCTGGCAAGGATTCCGGAAAAGGCGGCGGCGGAGGTAGCAGTTCAGTATCGGACTTAG GTCTGAGTGCATCCATGAACGCCCTCAGTACACTTTCGCAGTTTGGCAATTTGGACCTGTCCACACAGCAGAATGTTACGGCAACGATGAATGCGTTGGCTGCCAGCTCTGCCAAAGCGAAAGACTATATGTCATCCGGAATACTCAA CGATCCGTCTTCGTTGCTCGGGGTGCGCCTACCGCCGGACACCGAGATCATTAAATATACCAGTTCAATCGCGAGCCCGAAAGTGCCGGGATCGACCGGGCGTGGACGTAAGAAACCCGTATCGTTAGATGAAAGTTCAATTTTTGCTCAATTACATGGTTTAAGTGCAGCCAAACGAGCGAGACTGGAATCGAACGATTTCGGACTGCAGGGTACGGTTGGTGGTTCCGGTCAGGGTGGCGGAAATGGCACCAGTGGTGCCGGTAATTTGTCCGCTCATGGTGCGGGGGGTTCGAGCGGTAGTTCGACGAGCACCAGTGTCAACAACGATCGGATCGAAGTTATCAAATTGCCTCCTACAATCACGTCCAACGGAGTGTATAACGCCGGAAAAG GAAAAGACTCCTTATCAGATCCGGTGAATGAGTGGGCCGGTTTGAATCTCAGTGCAAAATCTTCCCCATCGATTGCATCCTCACTAGCGGCggcggctgctgctgcagcagcggcAGTCAACGAGCCACAGGATGATGCACCACTAAATCTGTCAATGAAACCATCAAAATCGTCCGACAGTCGAGAATCATCCGTGCCTCCTTCCGGCTCTACGACCCCCAGTGCCAATAGCCTACAGAGTCTCAGTACAATCACGGCAGCTCTGGGAACTTCTGGTGGAAGCTGCAATTCGGATACGCCACGAT CTCGTCGAAAATCCAACAACAAAAACCGCTCGGCTGCAGCAGCCTTTGCGTCCTCGCTGGCCACTGGCAACGCTTTGGGTGGCAGTGCTTCATCCGGCGACACTAGTAACGCACTAAACAGTAGCATCAGTTCACTGCTGTTGGCTGCAAGCGGCGGTGGCAGCAGTGGCGCTGGTAGCGGTACCTCCGCTGCGACTGGTAGTGGCAACGGGAACCAAACGGCTGGTGGAAGCGCTGCCACCGGAGCCGGTGCTGCCGGCGGAGGGGGAGCCAGCGGTGTGAACAATCATTTGGCAGCCCAGCTTGGGCTGAACAGCTCGCTGTCCGAGCTGCTGAAGATCTCCAATTACGAGGAGTACGATTATGCGGCGCTCACTGGAT CTCAGTTCAAGGAAGGCCGTCCACGCAATCTCGGCCGGGGAGTATCGAAGCCGAAAAAGAATACGGTAGCGTCGCTGCTGGCACAAAGTCGGGCCGTTGGTTCGAAGCCATTGACCGCGCAGCAGCTGCTTACCCAAGAGGCCGAAATA GAAAAACTTCGCCAAGCAATGATCGAAGCTAGTCAATCGATGGATAGTACATCTAACACAAACACGGATAGCGAAAGTGTAGCCGAGAGTGGAATGTCCGAATCGGAAGGGGAAGAGCAGATAAACTTGAAGGAGCTGCGGGTTCCACTGGAAAAGGGTTGGCGGCGGGAGACGGTTATCAGGGGACTCACCAAGAATGGTCAGATAAAGGGCGAAGTATTCTACTATCCACCCCAGAGTTTGAACAAAATGAAAGGCATGAATCAGGTGCAATTG TATCTGGATCAGTTTAAACCGAAAGATCTAAACCGGGACCACTTCAGTTTCTCGGCGAAAGCAATCGTTGGAACGTTCCTGCAACCGGCACCACCACCGTATGCTACTGATGGTGAGTATATCAAGATGACCGACGTAGAGGTCGCCCGAAGATTGGAGGAGCTGAAAATGTTCACGCGTCATACCGCGTTGGGGGTGGAACAGCGAATCGAAATCGCCAAGCAACAGCAAGCTTTGAGGGATGCTAAGAAAATGGCCAAGGACGAAATCAACAAGAACAAGGAGAAG GCTCGACAGGCAAAAGAGGCTGAACGCAGCGAGCGATTGGAGCAGCAGCGAAAGGAGCGGGAGCTCAAAAATCAGCAAGCTTTAGAG GCCAAGAAAAAGAGGGAGGAAGAACTGGCTCGACAGAAGGCAGAGGAGGCCGCTCGAAAGCAGCAG GAGAAAGAACAGAAACGGCAGCAGGCACTATTACAGAAAGAACAG GAACTCGCCAAACAGAAAGAGCTGATGTACGCCGTTGAAATG GAAAGGGAACGACGGCGACAGCATATGGCCCTGATCAAGCAGCTAGAACTTCGACGGAAATTCGAAGAGAAGGAGAAAAAGAAGCATCAG GTTATCCTGGACAAACTAATCCAACGTGAGAAGAAGTTAGCCATGCGAAAACGAGATACCAGCATTCTTCAGGAACTAAG AAAACCCCAGGAAGATTCGGAAATCGTCGACCAAACCGATCTGCCCGGTCTGCCCCGAATACCGGGACTAAAGCTCACCGGTACCGGTTTTGCCGATCTGCTGATGGTGTTCGAGTTCCTGCACAACTTTGGTGAAACCCTCGGTTTCGGTGAGTCCACGG ATATGGAATCACTGCCTACGCTACAGTCACTGCATTCGGCGCTGACCTGCGACAACGCGCTCGAAGCCGAAGAGGAACTGCTGTCGGTGATGACGCACCTGCTGGTGTGTGCTATCGAGGATCCCGGTATACCGAATCCGGGACGGCACACCACACTGCTGGGGCAAACGCTTCGGCAGGCTGACATCACTCACTCGAATGTTTCGGAAATCCTACGGATATATCTGTATGCGGTCGCGATTGGGGAGGTGAAACAGCAGAGTGGCATCAATTTGGAGCGGGAACGTGAGCGTCATCATTTGCCCACGGAAGAGGATATCAAGACTGCcagtgataaaaatagacaATTCTACGAACTACTGTCGGAGAACATGCGTTACAAGCTGTCAGAGCTGCTCAAGGATAAGCCATTTGTATCTATCAATCCCACAACTAAGGCGCAAATTTTGGCAATGCTGTGCAATGATTTGCTGTTAAATAAGGCGGTTTGTAAACAAATCGAGGGTAGCCTGGAGGCACAAGCTCAACTGAAAAAGGAGCGGTACTTGTTGGATAATAAAATCAGAAAATACAAAATGTTGGTCGCGCGAAAACAACGGTTGGAACAATACGAAAAAGCCCAGGCAGCTGCCCTGGAGAAATCGTTGTCCATGAAGGCGGCTGAGGATGCCAAACGGGCAGAGGAAGcagccgctgctgctgccgccgccgcgGCTGCTGATGAAAGTGGTAACACAACCGGTTCAGTTGAACACCAACCAGGGGAGGAGAAGACTGACGGCGGTGAAGTAACCGAGGTAAACGATGATGCTGCAGATCCCCCCTTGGTGGCAGCTGGTGAAGGAGAAAATCCAGCACCTCTTCCGGTGCCAGAATCGGAGCACAATCACAAGGAGGAAACAGTGATACACCCAAGTCAGGAACCGACTCCTTTGAATAACGGAACTAGCACTCCGATGGAGGAAAGCCCTATTAAGGTTCCACCACTTCCACAGATGCACGATGATTCGCTGGCAAAACCGAAAGAGATGAATTTCAACGAAATGGGTGACATGTCTGGCCTAAATGTGTCGCAGCAAACAACTGCTGCAAGCGAGCTCGATAATCCTTTCTCCAAGTCAATGATTCACGATGCTCCGAGCGAGCGAAACGATGAAGACAACAGTGATCTAGAGAGCGAGGGAACTCAACTGGAAGAGGACGAAGACGCACAGCTGACGGCAGAGGAGGCACAgagaaaatatgacaaaattttggAAGAATCGTTCCAAAACAAGCAACAGCTGGAGTACGCACTGAATCAGTTGCGTGTGAAGTGTTTCGGTCAGGATCGCTATTGGCGCCGGTATTGGAATCTGTCCAAGTGTGGCGGTATTTATGTAGAAGCTATGGAATCCACCCAGTCGGATGTGAGCAAGTATGAAAATGCTCTCGATGAGGTGTATGCTAGTCAGTTGGCACAAGAGGCAGCGACTGCCGCAGCGGACACAGAAGCGCGACAGGTTAACGAAACGGTTGACGAGGAGATACCTCCGGAGGATGATTTACCACGTTTTATTCCCACGATAGCTGATATCGTTAAACGTGATCGAgataaaaataaggaaaacaaaGATTCCAACGAGTTTCCACTTCACGTTGGGCTGGAGGAACGCAAGCGAAAGCGTTCGGGTAGAAGCAAAAAGAAGCACGATTTCTACAATCAAGAAAACGCAAATGACAGTGAATCTCAGGATGTTCAGGAAGAGGATAATTCCAGAACTAGCTTCAGCAATTGCGAAGAAAGCCGAACGGATTCGCACTCCGAAGCTGATCATCTGGCAGTAATGCCGTCAGCGGCAGCCGCACCGTTTGAAGATCAACAGGCAGCGAAGGTGATGCCATCGGTGCCCGTGACtgtgccaccaccaccaccgccaccgaTGGTGCACCAGGAACCGCCCGTTCCGGCACCGATTCCGCTGGGAGTAAAGAAAAAACGCGAGGATGACCATCTGATGGATATAGAGGACTCTATCCCCACTGCGATTCTAGTACAAAAGGGCAACAACCACGACGAAACCAAAATTGTCGAGGTGAACAACCAGATCGGAGGAGTGAACGTTAATCGTCAGCAGCAGGATGATGGGGAT GTTCAGCTGGTTCAAGAGGAAACGCCTACCATTACCATTCCGGACGACGATACGGAAAGTGGTGACGCCAATCGACATAATCCCGGCGATATGCAGCGGCAGGATTGCACCGATCTGAATCCCAACGGCACCGGCGGTCTCGTTGGTGGAAGCAACTGTGATATTAAGCCAAAACTGGAGAATGGTGAAATCGGCTCCGGCTGCGAATCGGGAGAGGATGGCCACGGTAGTAAAGCTCTCTATGGTAACGATGTGGAGATGATGGAACTAAAGGAGGAGAAGGTGAAAGCGGAATTCCAGCACAGTATGAATCAGTATCTGATGGAACGTTGGTTTTCCATTGTCGATAAGGATCTACCTTTGAGCAGTACCGAGTGTCCACTTCCTTCGCTCAAAGGAACCACACCGGCTGCGATGGCTCGGCAGATCTATACGAATATTACCTGTAAAGAGATATGCCAGATACAGGGCAATCGCTGGGATATTGGtaacaatattcaatttttcagtGTTCCACTGGAGAAAGGAGTGGATATTCACTTTAAAAATGAATCCATTTTGTCTTCGTCTGGATTAGACGAAGAAGAAATGAACGACGTTATTGCGAAGAAACTAAAAAAAGAATCGGAGCAATTGACGGATATTAAGCCGGTAACTAAACGGGAATCCGTTGATGATAATCAGTTGGATGTAAAACACGATATTAAACAGGAAGGCGAATCGGAAGAGTTTGGATCGTTTTCACTTCCGGCCTATATGACGCTTACTTTGAGTAATTTGACTGCCTACGTACAGTGTGATCAGTTTCAGCCATTACAAATGACACCTGAAGAACGAAAACAGTTGGAAGAAATCAAGATTCGTGGAAGCTTGCAGAAGCCGGAAATCAAACCGATCGAAAAACAGCTTCGCCACGGTTGGTGGAAGATCAACGAAATTGAAGAATTAAATGATTTCATAAAATCACTAAACCCGCGAGGAGTTAGAGAGCGAAGTTTGCGCCAgaacctgctggagtcattgtCTGATAGTGTTAATCTTACTACGCCGTATCATGTAGCTCATCCGCGGACGGCTCCGCCGCAAACTGGTTGGATCGAGTCCGAACCGTGGAATGCGTGGAATCCGGCGATTGCTCGACGGGTGGAGATTGCACTGCTGGACCAGATCGAAGCGATGGAAGACAAGGTTGCATCTGCTTCAATGCAGATCAAGGGTTGGCAAATCCCGCAGCGAGAAGGGGACAGCGATAACGAAGTCGCCGAGGAGGTTACCATCGATATGCTGCGGGAGCGTATTGCCGGACTGGAGGCAGCCATCGAGAGGCGTTACCTTAAACCGCCGCTGGGAATCAA TACGACGGAAGCCCAGATGGCTGTGATTGCACAGCAGGAATCGCATAATCACAGCGCTGCGATGGCCAACACGTCCAACTGCTCGAACAGCTCCGAGGACGAAAACATTCCGAAAG GGCTTGTGTCATGGCGCGACGCGGTCGAACGATCGGTCACTACCGCCCAACTATCGATGGCACTGTACGTGCTCGAGTCGTGCGTCGCGTGGGACAAAAGCATCATGAAGGCG AATTGCCAGTTCTGCCAGTCGGGTGAGCAGGAGGATAAGTTGTTGTTGTGTGACGGATGCGATCGGGGTTATCATACCTACTGCTTTAAGCCGCGAATGGACAAGATTCCTGATGGTGATTG GTATTGTTTCGAGTGTAAGAATAAAGCTACCGGTGATCGAAAATGTATAGTCTGTGGAGGCCAGCGGCCTCCACCCTTAGGTAAGATGGTGTACTGTGAATTATGCCCCCGAGCGTATCATCAGGACTGCTATATTCCACCTATGTTAAAG TATCCTAGAGGCAAATGGTATTGCCAAAATTGCATCTCGAAAGCTCCGCCCAAGAAGAAGCCGCAGCGCAAACCCAAAGAGAAGCAAAACCACAACTCCTCGTCGACCCAGCTTAACCAGTCCAATCTTAGCAATCAGTCGGCCAACCAGTCGTTGAATTCATCGCACGAAGAGATCCCACCGTCGACGACACCAACGCACATGCCGGGCACGCCGGTTTCCAATCCGAACTCGAACGTAAACATCACCCCTCTAAG TAGCATCCACGACCCATGA